The sequence AGACCATATTGCACACCTACACCAAAAGCACCATGCGACTGGCTGGTGGTCACGCGCTTTTCCTGCAAATCTCCCTGGTAATTGGAGATACCGCCAAATCCGGTGATTTGCCATTGTTGCGCCAACAACGTTAAAGGGGACAAAGTAATAAGAACAGCAAGGAATTTCCGCATAAAGGTACATTTTAGAATAAGCACGGCCGGGGCGCAGCTTTTCACGGAAAGGATTATTGCAAATTTCACGCAACAACGAACATTAAAACTTCAGTTATTGCGTGAATTAATGTGCAAATCAGGGACCAAACTACCACCTCAATCCTTAAACGTATCCCAAAATTTTCAACATACTTTGTGCCGTCTGCTCTTTGGCATAGACCCAGTCAACCAGCTTCCCGTTTTTGTCGTGCCCAACTATAATGTGTTTGGGTGAAGGAATCATACAGTGTTTGATGCCACCATAGCCGCTAATCTGGTCCTGGTAAGCCCCGGTATGGAAAAAACCCAGGTACAACGGTTCCGGGCTTCCACCCAGTTTAGGAAGGAAAACCTCATTAATATGTTCTTCTGAATCGTAATAATCATGGCTATCGCAGGTAATCCCGCCCAATACCACCCGTTGGTATTCCTCATCCCACTTATTGATGGGCAGCAAAAGGAATCTTTCCCCAATTCCCCAGGTATCGGGCAGGGTGGTGATGAATGAAGAGTCGATCATATACCAGATTTCCCTTTCATTCTGGGTCTTCTGAGCAATTACTGAATAGATATGCGCCATACTCTCACCAACAGTATAAGAACCAAATTCTGTATAAATATTGGGCATGGGTACCTTGGCCTTTTTGCAGGCGCTTTTGATATTGCTCACAATCTCATTGATCATGAACTGGTAATCATATTCAAAGCCCAGGGAGTGTTTAATGGGGAATCCGCCGCCAATATTGATGGAATCCAGCTCGGGGCATATCTTCTTCAACTGGCAATAAAGGTTGATGACTTTATTCAATTCTGACCAATAGTAAATATCATCCTTGATGCCCTTGTTCAGGAAGATATGCAGCATTTTCAGCTGGAATTTATTTTCGTAGCCTTCAATATGGTCTACATAAAACTCCAGGATATCTTTTGCCCTTATCCCTAATCGGGAGGTATAGAACGGGAAAGATGGTTCCTCTTCAGCAGCAACACGAATGCCCAGCTTAAATGGTGCGCGTACTGATTTCCGGTAGTCATCCAGTTCATTTACATTATCCAGGATGGGGATAACGTTCTTGAAACCTGAATTGATCAATGTGGCTATACGGCGGGTATAGGGTTTTTGTTTAAATCCGTTACAAATGATGAAAGTTTCCTTGTTAATCTTTTTCTTGGCGTACAATTTCTTGATGATCTCAATATCGTAGGCATAGGAAGTTTCAAGGTGGATATTATGTTTCAGTGCTTCTTCCACCACAAAGGAGAAATGAGAACTTTTGGTACAGTAGCAGTAAAAATATTCACCCTCATATTTATGCTTCTTAAATGCCTTGGCAAACATGTCCTTTGCCTTATTGATCTGCATGCCGATTTTTGGCAAATAGGTCAGCTTCATAGGCGTACCATATTTATCGATCAGTGCTTTTACATTAAGTCCGTTGAATTGGAGGTAATCATTTTTTACCTCAAAACCTTCCTGCGGGAAATTGAAGGTTTGGTCAACCAGGTCATAGTAGGTATTGTTCATCTAATTGTACACGTGATTAGTTGGGTGATTTTTAAAAACACACAAACCTATAAGAAAAACACGAATTTTTGGGTAAAGAAATTTTACTGTTTTCCTGGGGAGGGCAAAAAGAAAACCGACCCCGGTAAGAGGTCGGTTTATTTATCGGTCAAAACCGGATTATTTTACAGAAGCAACCAGGGCTTTAAAAGACTCGGGGTTGTTCATAGCGAGATCAGCCAGAACTTTACGATCGAGGCCAATTCCTTTTTCAGTCAGTTTGTGGATGAAGGTTGAATAGGTCAGTCCTTCCTCACGGACAGCTGCATTAATACGGGCAATCCAAAGGGCACGGTATTCGCGCTTTTTCAGTTTGCGGCCTACATAGGAGTAGGTCATCCCTTTTTCTACGATATTCTTGGCGACTGTATAGACATTTTTACGCTTGCCATAATATCCTTTGGCTTGCTTTAAGATCCTTTTCCTGCGTGCTCTTGAGGCAACGGCGTTTTTTGAACGAGGCATATGCTAAATAAGTTTAAGTTGTAATTGATTTGGTTTACTTAAGACCCAACAGGCGTTGTACGAAATCCATATGGGATTTGGCAACTACTCCGTCTTTACGCATGCCGCGCTTACGCTTGGTTGACTTCTTGGTGAGAATGTGACGCTTAAATGATTTTTGGTGGGTGATTTTTCCTGTTGCGGTCACCTTAAAGCGCTTCTTGGCGCTTGAATTGGTTTTTACCTTTGGCATTCTGATAACTCTAAAAGTTACGCCCTGCTGGCGCTTCGCACAGGCGAAGACTTATGGAGCCATTTGGGCAATGTCACCGTTGTTAAACGGCACCCTTTTGGGAGCGCAAAGGTAAGTTAGTTTCCGGAAATTACCAATTGAATGGTCTTTTTTTCTGTCGCCGTAGTTATTTTAAGAGCATATACCCCTTTCGCCAGCCTTCCGTTACCTATTGATAAGGGTACCAATTGCTGTTGCGCTACCGGCTCCAGGCTTTGGCCCCATAGATAACGCCCCGTTTGGTCAAATAAGGCCAGCTCTACTTTTTTGCCCTCTGCATTCTGCAACAACAGGTTCACTAATCCATCCCTGGATGGATTAGGATACAAACGCGCCAGGATAATGTCATCGAAACTAATGGTTCTTAAGGGGGAATACAGGATATCACCGCTTTCATAGGTGATTTTCAGGCGATAGGTCCAGGCACCTGGTGGATTAATCCGGGTATCCCTGAAATGATATACTCCCGTGTTACCTGATTGCTGCAGGTTACCAATGGTTTCGAAGACCAGGGCACCTGTACTCCGGGGGGCCCTTTCCACCGCATATTTCACTATTCCATCCGTATTTGCCACCGTCCAGTTGAGTAAAACAATGTCGGCACCGGGCTGCCTGCTGGCCTCAAATTGAAGCGCTGTGCGGTTTTCATCAAGACCAATATAAAATTCCCCGTAATCTGCAGCAGGTATTTCCGCATAATAACCTGATTCATAGGGTACAAGGGTAAATGCATCTGGCGTCCAGGTTTCTTCATACCCAAATACATTGTCCGCTTCTGTTTCGTTGATCGATAAATTTGGACCGGCATAGCGGAAAACGGCCAGTTCATAAGCACTCCTTTTCAGTTGACAGGTATCGCAGGGCATGGTGGCGAGCCAGTTTTTTACATCTTCATGGGTGAAATATAACCGTAAGAGGTTATTGGCAGCATTTCCTGGTGTTCCATTGAATATCCATGATTTTGGTAAAACCTGGTGTCCATTAAAACTTCGTTGATTTACCGGAGCAGATAACCGCAAAGTATTATTGGCTGTTTCGGTGTTTGCAAAGGCGCTTGCGATCACCTTGTTTTGTCCTGTATAATAACTTAGGTTACCGGAGCTGTTTTTTTGAACCTCATTGGTACCTAACTGCCCATCAAATATAGAATAACCAAGATCGAAAATATGGATATCATCTACCAGTAAGCCACCGGGCTTACGCGGAAATGAAGCAGAATAGTTCTCTGTTCCATAATTATAAATCTGCAGCTGTATCAGGGGGATTCCCTGCGGTAATGGTGCAGAAACAACTTGCCAATAATCATCCCCGCAATTGGTCCAGCCAACCTGGCCATCTGTGCTATACCAATTTGTAGCATCTTTAAAAGGGAAAAGCGGCCTCCAGGTGCGGCCGGTATCAATGGAGTACTGCACCTGTACTAAATCCTTGCCATCACAAAGCTGTTTATTAACACTCAAGGAGAGGTAGGGATTTTTCATCTGGCTGATGTTGAACAATGGACTTACCAGGTTTCCTGTTATGACAGGGAATGCAATACCAGAACTACTATCAATATGGTTTGTACCCCAGTATTCCTGCCCGTTTGCTGCCTTATATGGGACAGGTGCTGGTGGTAACTTGCTGGAAAGTTGATATAAATAACTACTTCCCCAGCCTGCAGCCCCATTTTCAAATCCTTCCAGGTAGGGGAAATTGCTGATTTTCCGGCTGTAAGTACAGCCGGAAATCAGGGTATCATTACCTGGATAGCTATCGTGCGGGTTTGCCACCCATGCTGTAAATGTCGCTTTTGCCTCTGGCCAGCCATTGATAGCTGTTCCGAAAATTGCTGTAATAATTTTGCCTGCAGGCAGTGAATCAAAGTGTTGGGATTGTATAAGGTCATTCGGTAAACGAAGGTAGAGGTCAAAAGGGCCGTTTACTGTCAGGTTATTGTTAATTACCCCAATTTTGATTTTCAGTGAATCTCCATCTGTTACAAAGGCCTTATCAGCGTTCAGCTCGGTCAATGAAAGTTCTGCCCCCGATTTGAAGAGGCGGAAACTATCCAACATATATAGTTCCTGTTTATAACTGGCAGCAACAACAGACATCCGGAACTGGAAGGATGCCCCTGGTTGCTGGTTGGCCTTGCTGAGTACCGCACTAATATTAAGGTTATCGAAGCCTGGTGCGCCGGTATAAGGATCTGTCTCCCGGACCTGCACCCAGGGCTTGGTGTCATCGCCTCTTATAAAATAAGTTGTGTTGCATTCATCCCTATTAGGGAAACTGATGCTTGCCCTAATATTGTCTGTTAACTGGTAGTCAGATAAATTATAGGTACCGGTTAGCTGAAAGACCTGTCCAACTAATCTGTTATTTACTGAGATCCCTTTACGTGGGGCCAGGTGCCTGGTGAACAGGGTTAGCCCTGCCGAACTATTCGAAAAATCCCAGGCTTCTGCTCCGGGAATGCCAATAATGCCTGGTTTGGAATAAGCAGAATCAGTAATGGTTGAAAAATCTTCCAAACGGGGTAAACTGATGGGTTGATTATACAGGTACCGCCAATTGCTGTCAACCTGGTTATTTGCCTGGTTCGGATCACCAGCCAATTGTATAGTCGCATGTATATGGGCGGTGGTGCCAGGTATCGCAGCAAATGAAAGCCTGGTGGCCCAATCCAATTTTTTTCCAGGTGAGAAAAACTTCACCAGGGTGTCCCTTCCCAGTAATACCCCGTCATGCTCAACCGTGAGGAAAACGGAATCGGTGATCACTGACACGCCCGCATTTTCAAGTTGTATATTTAATGGCACCA comes from Flavihumibacter fluvii and encodes:
- the rpmI gene encoding 50S ribosomal protein L35, whose amino-acid sequence is MPKVKTNSSAKKRFKVTATGKITHQKSFKRHILTKKSTKRKRGMRKDGVVAKSHMDFVQRLLGLK
- a CDS encoding arginine decarboxylase produces the protein MNNTYYDLVDQTFNFPQEGFEVKNDYLQFNGLNVKALIDKYGTPMKLTYLPKIGMQINKAKDMFAKAFKKHKYEGEYFYCYCTKSSHFSFVVEEALKHNIHLETSYAYDIEIIKKLYAKKKINKETFIICNGFKQKPYTRRIATLINSGFKNVIPILDNVNELDDYRKSVRAPFKLGIRVAAEEEPSFPFYTSRLGIRAKDILEFYVDHIEGYENKFQLKMLHIFLNKGIKDDIYYWSELNKVINLYCQLKKICPELDSINIGGGFPIKHSLGFEYDYQFMINEIVSNIKSACKKAKVPMPNIYTEFGSYTVGESMAHIYSVIAQKTQNEREIWYMIDSSFITTLPDTWGIGERFLLLPINKWDEEYQRVVLGGITCDSHDYYDSEEHINEVFLPKLGGSPEPLYLGFFHTGAYQDQISGYGGIKHCMIPSPKHIIVGHDKNGKLVDWVYAKEQTAQSMLKILGYV
- a CDS encoding S8 family serine peptidase, producing MIRALCLPRMLFVGMLSLSIVVLHAQAVSPVPIYFKKGMVQGSVGVHPIDPASSLMKVAALGNMSKVFLQFKTIPDSRKIQQLKARGIDLLEYIPENTYLANVKGKWSDGALKELGIMATIPLTRNFKNPQATVNPYALSRADTSIAGKYHLVVSPDIDTNQLKIKITTLLAGKQDQSASLRFLNTRLAEMNLSPNTLEQILDQPYILYAMPVQPLVALNGAATDRLTAQAVQRGSSGMPGLHGKGIVMGIGDDGRIDHIDNGYYVEGQNYNSSYHATHVAGTMVGAGVINPNMKGFAPEATLLVDYFNTIIYRVPEYYPQKRLVLTNNSYGAGSYCIPYSGEYSGFSGQVDQQLLDYPNLMHVFAAGNSGSLQCGDFPAGYRTIDNSFQAAKNVITVGGTSQDGLSNKFSRGPVNDGRIKPEISGIGNAMLSTITGNAYGSNQGTSMSTPQVTGALALVYERYRQLNGDLDPPGDLAKAIICNTATDIGNKGVDFSTGFGWLNLKKAIDVVNDKSYRAGMIEQGGEQVIEILLDKEVFDFKVMLYWHDQPSSYYTLKNLVNDLDLTVQLPDGSTYDPMVLDTSAIGVTKPAVMGKDHMNNIEQVVIEHALPGRYAIRVKAYKIPFGPQAYKIVYNWQEAGLQLIQPVGGEQWKPGEVHGIHWQDGGHAADLYSFDYSLDGGNEWTNIPGITGTYNRVDWTIPKVQSPDARIRVTNTMTGQSVISAPFVIFPEISFNVKAICSSTVAINWQKPAGIDSVVVLLFKDGEYEQQAITTDTSWMVTNLQAGPAYWMTVQPVLAGKPGERSIAKRITTTNVPCAGSGLAGDMMLKNILLPPTSRENSSSATGTMVPLNIQLENAGVSVITDSVFLTVEHDGVLLGRDTLVKFFSPGKKLDWATRLSFAAIPGTTAHIHATIQLAGDPNQANNQVDSNWRYLYNQPISLPRLEDFSTITDSAYSKPGIIGIPGAEAWDFSNSSAGLTLFTRHLAPRKGISVNNRLVGQVFQLTGTYNLSDYQLTDNIRASISFPNRDECNTTYFIRGDDTKPWVQVRETDPYTGAPGFDNLNISAVLSKANQQPGASFQFRMSVVAASYKQELYMLDSFRLFKSGAELSLTELNADKAFVTDGDSLKIKIGVINNNLTVNGPFDLYLRLPNDLIQSQHFDSLPAGKIITAIFGTAINGWPEAKATFTAWVANPHDSYPGNDTLISGCTYSRKISNFPYLEGFENGAAGWGSSYLYQLSSKLPPAPVPYKAANGQEYWGTNHIDSSSGIAFPVITGNLVSPLFNISQMKNPYLSLSVNKQLCDGKDLVQVQYSIDTGRTWRPLFPFKDATNWYSTDGQVGWTNCGDDYWQVVSAPLPQGIPLIQLQIYNYGTENYSASFPRKPGGLLVDDIHIFDLGYSIFDGQLGTNEVQKNSSGNLSYYTGQNKVIASAFANTETANNTLRLSAPVNQRSFNGHQVLPKSWIFNGTPGNAANNLLRLYFTHEDVKNWLATMPCDTCQLKRSAYELAVFRYAGPNLSINETEADNVFGYEETWTPDAFTLVPYESGYYAEIPAADYGEFYIGLDENRTALQFEASRQPGADIVLLNWTVANTDGIVKYAVERAPRSTGALVFETIGNLQQSGNTGVYHFRDTRINPPGAWTYRLKITYESGDILYSPLRTISFDDIILARLYPNPSRDGLVNLLLQNAEGKKVELALFDQTGRYLWGQSLEPVAQQQLVPLSIGNGRLAKGVYALKITTATEKKTIQLVISGN
- the rplT gene encoding 50S ribosomal protein L20; the protein is MPRSKNAVASRARRKRILKQAKGYYGKRKNVYTVAKNIVEKGMTYSYVGRKLKKREYRALWIARINAAVREEGLTYSTFIHKLTEKGIGLDRKVLADLAMNNPESFKALVASVK